In the genome of bacterium, the window TGCGTGCCGATCTCTTCAAGACCCGCTGGAACCGGGAATCCATCAGACCCTCCCCGGTACTGCAACGGAGTGATGATTGTGATTCGCGGGCGGCTGACAAGTTGGACGCCTGCATCGAGCAAAAGGTAGATGATTACCAAGAAAACCCCGAGACCCTGGGGGAATGCACGAAAGAGCTCAACCGATGCGCCTACGAGAACTGCATCCCGGACGTCGTGACGTTCCATGTGGAGTGCTCACTTGCCGAAGTCAGATCGAACATCATGAGAAGCGGACGGTGGTAGCCACTGCTGAGACGGAGAAAAAAACGGGGGGATTTATGAGACGTATTCTATTCGCGATCGTGCTTCTGATTCTTGCAACCCCGTCCGTCCCCGGCTTTGCGGAGGCGGAATCGTGGTTGAAAATGACGCCCAGGCCGTTTGCGCCCCGAAAACCTTCGAATTCAATCGCGACCGGCCTTTCGCGCCGGCCTTTCGCCGATATCATGCGCAACCCGAAAGCGGGAATCTTTCGCGATCGAGGGGCATTCGAGGCTCTCACGGCGGGCGATTGCGGCGCCCGCTATCGCAAGGTGGAGGCCGGAGAGTCTGACTTTCTGGACCGGACCCTAAAGATGTGCACGGACCTCGCGCCGCCCAGGGGCGCGCTCATGGTCATGACGCCGTCGGGGTTCACGCCGGTGACCGATGGATATCTTTGCGTCGGTGAAGGCTCATTCCCAAAGAAAGTCGACTGCCCGGCCGAAGCCCCGTTTTTCGTCGGCGTCTCGGCCGTCTGGTACGGATGCATCCGTCCCGCCTCCACGCCGCCGCCGCAAATTGAGACGACCCAGACGAGCTGCATCGACGGCTTCAGTCTCAAGTCTTTCGGCGAATCGTGGGGCTACATTTGCGTGGACGACCAGGACGAGTACGGCGATCTGGTCGACCGGGCGGAAGACGTCTGCGGAAAGCCGTCCGCGGAGATTGCCTTCGCGGGCTTCGCGGAGAATCCCAATAGGATGATCCATTGCTGCGCGCTCAGGAGAGACTTGTAACGTGCCCGATCCGTGAAGGGCGCCTTATGGAAGAAGTCAGCCAAATCACGATGATCGAGCAGTACCTGGCGGGCGCCGTTCGCCTGAAGGAGATCTGCGAACGGTTCAAGCTCCACCGGGCGACCGTCTGGAGGAAGATTCGGAAGCTTCGCGAGTCCGGCCGCGAGGGCTTGGTCCACGGGCTTTGCGGGAAGCCGTCGAACAATCTCACGCCGCCTTCCGTCAAGGAGCGCATTTGCGGGCTCTACGAGCGGGAGTACCGCCCGCTCGGCGTCCGCCCGTGGGAATTTTACCACCGGGTCGTGCGCGGGCTCCCTGACCGCGTGAGCTACTCGACGATCCGGCGCTGGCTCGGAAAAGCGGGAAAATAAGATGACCGATGTTTGTTACAAAACGTGTGTCATCGCCGATCTCCCCACTCACTCCCCGGAAGAACGGCGGGAGGGCTCCGTCGATCCCTCCCCGGAGATCACGGCATTGGCCCGGCACACCGTCTCCCCTTCCTTCTTCCATCAGGAGGATCGAGACCGCTTCGCCTCCCTCACGGCCTGCGGACCGGGCCGAGCGGCCCTCTTCAAAAACCACCTTCAAGATGTCTCGGAAAGGATTGCCTCCCTTCCGACCGAGGCCATCGCCGCCAAACTGAAAAGCCTTTACGAGGCGGCCTACCTCTACGAACCGAAAAACAAGACGATGGACGTCGCCGACACCCAAGCAAAACGGGAACTCGACCTTTGGCTCGCCGCCATCGATCACAAGGCCTATGAAGATGAATCTGTTCTGGCCAAAGTCCGAATCTCCGAAATTGAGAGGGTTCTGGCGCTCAGTGCGCCTCATTTAAGCCCCGCGGGCCGGGGATTGGTTTATCAGTTGGAGAATCATCTGATCACCGCGGACCAATTCTCCCAGGCGAACATGAGAGACCTGCTGTTCGGGCTTCGCACTTACGACGGCCGCAGCGTTCTTCCGGAAGCCCCCTTTTTTAAATCCCACAGGGAGGTCTGGAATGCGCGAGTCGCATCGGTGGGTCGAGAGAAGGCCCTCCAGGAATCCCGCGCCTTTTTCTCCGATGAGGAAGCGCTTCGAAAAACGCTGTCCGCGGAAGGATTATGGCCTCTCTATGAAGATGTTTCGGGACTGACGGAAGAGACCCTCGTTGCGCGGACGATCGACCTCTCGGAGCTCATGTCCCGACGTCCGGAACCACGGACGATGCTGAGACTGGCTCGGGAGCTCACTGTCATTTCCATGGTGACGAATGGCCTTGGCCGGGATTTCGAAAAGGCGCTCGATGAGGCGTCCCGCCGGCAATTGAAGAATTCGGGTCTCACTCCGGAGGACGCCGATCTGGTCGTTGGAAACTGGCGTATTCAACGAACGTATTCCCGCTTGGACGACTACGGCG includes:
- a CDS encoding helix-turn-helix domain-containing protein, yielding MEEVSQITMIEQYLAGAVRLKEICERFKLHRATVWRKIRKLRESGREGLVHGLCGKPSNNLTPPSVKERICGLYEREYRPLGVRPWEFYHRVVRGLPDRVSYSTIRRWLGKAGK